One Thalassotalea hakodatensis DNA segment encodes these proteins:
- a CDS encoding DUF3718 domain-containing protein, whose protein sequence is MKNFVIVILVTFLLSTIAPKAQANNVAQNLCEFVAADAKSKLRSYLKSQRIKIRRVFDTVECNGKNLLQFAASANANETGAMMIGKLPKSVVSENLTALANTGLKVAAEKRVNG, encoded by the coding sequence ATTTTAGTTACATTCCTTCTTTCTACTATAGCACCTAAAGCTCAAGCCAATAATGTGGCGCAAAATTTATGTGAATTTGTTGCTGCTGATGCAAAATCAAAACTACGTAGTTACCTAAAATCACAACGAATTAAAATTCGCCGTGTTTTTGATACGGTAGAATGTAATGGTAAAAACCTTTTGCAATTCGCTGCTTCAGCAAATGCTAATGAAACAGGTGCAATGATGATAGGTAAATTACCTAAAAGTGTCGTATCTGAAAATTTAACTGCACTTGCTAATACGGGTTTAAAAGTTGCCGCTGAAAAACGTGTAAATGGCTAA